The following are encoded in a window of Bradyrhizobium sp. WBOS07 genomic DNA:
- a CDS encoding AI-2E family transporter — translation MPVKSLRQLLTGEDVIQLVIRLGLLALLIIWTFLIIRPFVPILAWSGVLAVAFYPAFSWVAKALGGRPKTAAAILTLITLGIVIGPATWLGISAVDGVRELAHQLGTGDLALQAAPEQIKSWPLAGPWLYELWDQAYTNVRALVREVAPYLQPLAGPLLSLAGDAGLGTLQFLVSVFVAGFLFPHGPRLVAAGRGFLFRIVPEQTEHFLSLAGATIRAVAQGVIGVAIVQALLAGIGFKLAAVPSAGLLAFIVLLLSIVQIGAFLVLLPVIIWIWTAKDVTTALLLTVFLVLVGFIDTMLKPLVMGRGLTTPTIVIFVGVIGGTLAHGIVGLFIGPIILSVAWEMMMAWIRTEDRAGAGKD, via the coding sequence GTGCCCGTGAAAAGTCTCCGTCAGCTCCTGACGGGAGAGGATGTCATCCAGCTGGTGATCCGGCTCGGCCTGCTCGCCCTGCTGATCATCTGGACCTTCCTGATCATCCGCCCGTTCGTGCCGATCCTGGCCTGGAGCGGCGTGCTCGCGGTTGCGTTCTATCCGGCCTTCAGCTGGGTGGCCAAAGCCCTCGGCGGCCGGCCCAAGACCGCAGCCGCGATCCTGACCTTGATCACGCTCGGCATCGTCATCGGCCCGGCGACCTGGCTCGGCATCAGCGCGGTGGACGGCGTGCGCGAGCTGGCCCACCAGCTCGGCACCGGCGATCTGGCGCTTCAGGCCGCGCCCGAGCAGATCAAATCCTGGCCGCTCGCCGGCCCCTGGCTCTACGAGCTCTGGGACCAGGCCTACACCAACGTCCGTGCGCTGGTGCGCGAGGTGGCGCCATATCTCCAGCCGCTGGCGGGCCCGCTGCTGTCGCTTGCCGGCGATGCCGGCCTCGGCACGCTCCAGTTCCTGGTCTCGGTGTTCGTGGCCGGCTTCCTGTTTCCGCATGGGCCGAGGCTGGTCGCGGCCGGCCGCGGCTTCCTGTTTCGCATCGTGCCGGAGCAGACCGAGCATTTCCTCTCGCTGGCGGGCGCGACCATCCGCGCCGTGGCGCAGGGCGTGATCGGCGTAGCGATCGTGCAGGCGCTGCTCGCCGGCATCGGCTTCAAGCTCGCTGCCGTGCCGAGCGCCGGCCTTCTGGCCTTCATCGTGCTGCTGCTCTCGATCGTGCAGATCGGCGCGTTCCTCGTGCTGCTGCCGGTGATCATCTGGATCTGGACCGCCAAGGACGTCACCACGGCGCTGCTGCTCACCGTGTTTCTCGTCCTCGTCGGCTTCATCGACACCATGCTGAAGCCGCTCGTCATGGGACGCGGCCTGACCACGCCGACCATCGTGATTTTCGTCGGCGTGATCGGCGGCACGCTCGCCCACGGCATCGTCGGCCTGTTCATCGGACCGATCATCCTCTCGGTGGCCTGGGAGATGATGATGGCCTGGATCAGGACGGAGGACCGGGCAGGGGCGGGCAAGGACTGA
- a CDS encoding formyltransferase family protein: MRITLVGSRHFGVTTLNMLREHGVSIVRVVVADAEDRLAAAAKAAGIEVVVQANPKLVVGSEIAPDTDLIITAHSHARIGKDALAAARLGGIGYHPSLLPRHRGKAAVEWTIKEGDPIAGGTIYHLADRMDAGAIAAQDWCFVKKGETARELWERALAPLGLKLLADVIDYAKVHKALPAKTQDEQFATSAPSLS; the protein is encoded by the coding sequence ATGCGCATTACCCTCGTCGGCTCCCGCCATTTCGGCGTGACCACCCTGAACATGCTCCGGGAGCACGGCGTTTCGATCGTGCGGGTCGTGGTGGCCGACGCCGAGGATCGCCTCGCCGCGGCCGCCAAGGCGGCCGGCATCGAGGTCGTGGTGCAGGCCAACCCGAAGCTGGTCGTAGGCTCCGAGATCGCCCCTGATACCGATTTGATCATTACGGCGCACAGCCACGCCCGGATCGGCAAGGACGCGCTCGCCGCGGCCAGGCTCGGCGGGATCGGCTATCACCCCTCGCTGCTGCCGCGTCATCGCGGCAAGGCCGCCGTGGAATGGACCATCAAGGAAGGCGATCCGATCGCCGGGGGCACGATCTATCACCTCGCCGACCGCATGGACGCCGGCGCCATCGCCGCCCAGGACTGGTGCTTCGTGAAGAAGGGCGAGACGGCGCGAGAGCTCTGGGAGCGCGCGCTGGCGCCCCTCGGCCTCAAGCTCCTCGCCGACGTGATCGACTACGCCAAGGTCCACAAGGCGCTGCCCGCCAAGACTCAGGACGAGCAGTTCGCGACCTCCGCGCCAAGCCTTTCGTGA
- a CDS encoding RidA family protein, with product MQILQPAEWKKPRGFSHGVAVEGPGRWVVLAGQTGGDETGNYAPDLAAQVEMALKRIIKLLGEAGAGPEHIVRLTWYLTSRSEYEAAGAGIGAAWKETLGQNFPPSTLLYIGGLVDERAKVEIEVTAFVPAA from the coding sequence ATGCAGATCCTGCAGCCGGCCGAATGGAAGAAACCGCGTGGCTTTTCCCATGGCGTTGCGGTCGAGGGGCCGGGGCGCTGGGTGGTCCTGGCCGGCCAGACCGGCGGCGACGAGACCGGCAATTATGCGCCCGACCTGGCGGCTCAGGTCGAAATGGCGCTGAAGCGGATCATCAAGCTGCTGGGCGAGGCCGGCGCGGGTCCGGAGCACATCGTCCGCCTGACCTGGTACCTGACCAGCCGCAGCGAATATGAAGCGGCCGGTGCGGGCATTGGTGCGGCCTGGAAGGAAACGCTCGGACAAAATTTCCCGCCTTCGACCCTGCTTTATATCGGCGGCCTCGTGGACGAGCGGGCCAAGGTCGAGATCGAGGTCACGGCGTTCGTCCCGGCCGCATAA
- a CDS encoding DMT family transporter, whose protein sequence is MSATPSKTMAALWMAGWLSLMLVMAVAGRETTRELNVFQIMEVRSVIGFALLLPIIYRAGGFKAVATKRLPQHLARNVVHYFAQLGWFYALTLIGIGQVVAIEFTMPIWTAVLAATFLSERMTLWKIAAVVLGIVGVVMIVRPATSEINPGQLIALGAAIGFSISMILAKSLTRTESALSILFWMIVVQAVVGLLPTLAVWVWPSPRLWGWLFVIGVCGTFSHYCLASALRYADATIVVPMDFLRVPLTAAAGWLLYSERLDGWTVLGAALILCGNLLNLKPVPPVPARTQ, encoded by the coding sequence ATGAGCGCGACACCGTCCAAAACGATGGCTGCACTGTGGATGGCCGGCTGGCTGTCGCTGATGCTGGTGATGGCGGTTGCCGGGCGCGAGACCACGCGCGAGTTGAACGTCTTCCAGATCATGGAGGTGCGCTCGGTGATCGGGTTTGCGCTCCTCCTGCCCATCATCTACCGCGCCGGCGGTTTCAAAGCGGTCGCGACCAAGCGCCTGCCCCAGCACCTCGCTCGCAACGTGGTGCACTATTTTGCCCAGCTCGGCTGGTTCTACGCATTGACGCTGATCGGAATCGGCCAGGTCGTCGCAATCGAATTCACCATGCCGATCTGGACCGCGGTGCTGGCCGCGACGTTCCTGTCCGAGCGCATGACGCTCTGGAAGATCGCCGCCGTCGTGCTCGGCATCGTCGGCGTCGTCATGATCGTGCGGCCCGCCACCAGCGAGATCAATCCCGGCCAGTTGATCGCGCTCGGGGCTGCGATCGGCTTCAGCATTTCCATGATCCTGGCGAAGTCGCTGACCCGAACCGAAAGCGCGTTGTCGATCCTGTTCTGGATGATCGTGGTGCAGGCCGTCGTGGGCTTGCTGCCGACGCTCGCTGTGTGGGTCTGGCCCTCGCCTCGCCTATGGGGCTGGCTGTTTGTCATTGGGGTCTGCGGCACCTTCTCCCATTATTGCCTCGCCAGTGCGCTCCGGTACGCGGATGCGACGATCGTGGTGCCCATGGACTTCCTGCGGGTTCCGTTGACTGCGGCAGCCGGCTGGCTGCTTTATTCCGAGCGGCTCGACGGCTGGACCGTGCTCGGCGCGGCGCTGATCCTGTGCGGCAATCTCCTGAATTTGAAGCCGGTGCCGCCGGTTCCCGCCCGCACCCAGTGA
- a CDS encoding caspase family protein encodes MRYLTLLASLMCMALSVSAAKADRRVAFVVGNGSYKNVAQLPNPPIDAKAMASTLRNVGFEVIEGSNLSRDQMTEKLLDFGRKAQGSDIALFYYAGHGIAVSGTNYLLPVDADIKSEMDVKLGAAINIDLTLEQTMGDAKVKLVFLDACRDNPFAAKIKSNAATRSVNVQSGLAEMKSGEGTLIAFATGPGQTALDGQEGNNSPFTRALIDNITRPGVEIQQAMTSVRAQVNEETRKGQLPWGHTNLTGSVYLNQAPTTQVANAAPTASGMLPAATAGSDGVELEYWRSVKESNKPEELNAYLTAYPNGQFKALALARLAAIKSGPSTATRALNAGIDPATFTDESTQVTEDQIGLDKTKRRDVQRRLTALGFDTKPSGTFDEETRSVLKRWQTARGYPSSGYLNKLQHKALLSEIVAAPATASDTSQKPARRAASAPAQGSAPAPAPQRSSPGDAAGAAFVGGVVGGMMGGMFRR; translated from the coding sequence ATGCGCTATCTCACCCTCCTCGCCTCGCTGATGTGCATGGCGCTGTCGGTCAGTGCCGCGAAGGCTGACCGCCGCGTCGCCTTTGTCGTGGGCAACGGCTCCTACAAGAACGTCGCGCAATTGCCGAACCCGCCGATCGACGCCAAGGCGATGGCATCGACGCTGCGCAATGTCGGCTTCGAGGTGATCGAAGGCTCCAATCTCAGCCGCGACCAGATGACGGAGAAGCTGCTCGACTTCGGGCGCAAGGCGCAGGGCTCCGACATCGCGCTGTTCTATTATGCCGGCCACGGCATCGCCGTGAGTGGCACCAACTACCTGCTGCCCGTCGACGCCGACATCAAGTCGGAGATGGACGTCAAGTTGGGCGCGGCCATCAACATCGACCTGACGCTCGAGCAGACCATGGGCGATGCCAAGGTCAAGCTCGTCTTCCTCGATGCCTGCCGCGACAATCCGTTCGCCGCCAAGATCAAGTCGAACGCCGCGACCCGCAGCGTCAACGTGCAGAGCGGCCTTGCCGAGATGAAATCGGGTGAAGGTACGCTGATCGCGTTCGCCACCGGTCCCGGCCAGACCGCGCTCGACGGTCAGGAGGGCAACAACAGCCCGTTCACCCGTGCGCTGATCGACAACATCACCAGGCCCGGCGTCGAGATCCAGCAGGCCATGACGTCGGTGCGCGCCCAGGTCAATGAAGAGACCCGCAAGGGCCAGCTGCCCTGGGGCCACACCAACCTGACCGGCTCCGTCTATCTCAACCAGGCCCCCACCACCCAGGTCGCCAACGCCGCCCCGACCGCTTCGGGCATGTTGCCGGCTGCGACCGCCGGCTCGGACGGCGTCGAGCTCGAATACTGGCGCTCGGTGAAGGAATCGAACAAGCCGGAAGAGCTCAACGCCTATCTCACCGCCTATCCGAACGGTCAGTTCAAGGCGCTGGCGCTGGCACGTCTCGCCGCCATCAAGAGCGGCCCCTCGACCGCGACCCGCGCCCTCAACGCCGGCATCGATCCCGCAACCTTCACCGACGAGTCCACCCAAGTCACCGAGGACCAGATCGGCCTCGACAAGACCAAGCGCCGCGACGTGCAGCGTCGCCTGACGGCGCTCGGCTTCGACACCAAGCCGAGCGGCACGTTCGACGAGGAGACGCGCTCGGTGCTCAAGCGCTGGCAGACGGCGCGCGGCTATCCCTCGTCAGGCTACCTCAACAAGCTTCAGCACAAGGCTCTGCTCTCGGAGATCGTGGCTGCCCCGGCGACCGCGAGCGACACCAGCCAGAAGCCGGCCCGGCGCGCCGCCAGCGCCCCGGCTCAGGGCAGCGCGCCGGCGCCGGCCCCACAACGCAGCAGCCCCGGCGATGCCGCCGGTGCGGCCTTCGTCGGCGGTGTCGTCGGCGGCATGATGGGCGGCATGTTCCGCCGCTGA
- a CDS encoding BrnA antitoxin family protein has product MAEQPPRRPRTLGDARTEAEAAFKKVTAKVAAPPPKQTAVPGIKEQVTLRIDQDVLEFFQEGGPGWQDRINEALRKAAGK; this is encoded by the coding sequence ATGGCGGAGCAACCACCGAGGCGGCCGCGCACCCTGGGCGACGCCAGGACGGAAGCAGAGGCCGCGTTCAAGAAGGTGACGGCCAAGGTCGCCGCGCCGCCGCCTAAGCAGACGGCTGTTCCCGGCATCAAGGAGCAGGTCACGCTGCGCATCGATCAGGACGTGCTGGAGTTCTTCCAGGAGGGCGGCCCGGGCTGGCAGGATCGCATCAACGAGGCGCTGCGCAAGGCGGCGGGGAAGTAG
- the cysK gene encoding cysteine synthase A — translation MDAPSNTGAAHQAGRGRIYDSIVEAFGNTPIVRLRRLPGMHGVNATILAKLEYFNPAASVKDRIGAAMIIAMEKAGIVKPDTVLIEPTSGNTGIALAFVAASRGYRLKLVMPESMSIERRKMLAFLGAELVLTPAAQGMKGAIAAAEELVKTTPNAVMPQQFKNLANPEVHRRTTAEEIWNDTGGNIDFFVAGVGTGGTITGVGQVLKPRKASLRVVAVEPEESPVLSGGQHTPHKIQGIGAGFVPDILDRSVIDEIVKINSTTAIETSRALARHEGIPGGISSGAAIAAALEIGKRPDAAGKTILAIVPSFSERYLSTALFEGI, via the coding sequence ATGGACGCACCGTCCAACACGGGTGCAGCGCACCAAGCCGGCCGCGGCCGGATCTACGACTCGATCGTCGAGGCCTTCGGGAATACGCCGATCGTGCGCTTGCGCCGGCTGCCCGGCATGCACGGCGTGAATGCGACCATTTTGGCAAAACTTGAATATTTCAATCCTGCCGCAAGCGTGAAGGACCGCATCGGCGCCGCCATGATCATCGCGATGGAGAAGGCCGGCATCGTCAAGCCCGACACCGTGCTGATCGAGCCGACCTCCGGCAATACAGGCATCGCGCTCGCGTTCGTGGCGGCGTCGCGCGGCTACCGGCTCAAGCTGGTGATGCCGGAATCGATGTCGATCGAGCGGCGCAAGATGCTGGCTTTTCTCGGCGCCGAACTGGTGCTGACGCCGGCGGCCCAGGGCATGAAGGGCGCGATCGCCGCCGCCGAGGAACTGGTGAAGACGACGCCGAACGCGGTGATGCCGCAGCAGTTCAAGAACCTCGCCAATCCCGAGGTGCACCGCCGCACCACCGCCGAGGAGATCTGGAACGACACCGGCGGCAACATCGACTTTTTCGTCGCCGGCGTCGGCACCGGCGGCACCATCACCGGCGTCGGCCAGGTGCTCAAGCCGCGCAAGGCCTCGCTTCGCGTGGTCGCGGTCGAGCCGGAGGAGAGCCCGGTGTTGTCGGGCGGACAGCATACCCCGCATAAGATCCAGGGCATCGGTGCCGGCTTCGTCCCCGACATCCTCGATCGTTCCGTGATCGACGAGATCGTGAAGATCAACTCGACGACCGCGATCGAGACCTCGCGCGCGCTGGCGCGGCACGAGGGCATTCCCGGCGGCATCTCCTCGGGAGCTGCGATTGCGGCCGCGCTTGAGATCGGCAAGCGGCCGGACGCCGCCGGAAAGACCATCCTGGCGATCGTGCCGTCCTTCTCCGAGCGGTATCTTTCGACGGCCTTGTTTGAAGGAATCTAG
- the tgt gene encoding tRNA guanosine(34) transglycosylase Tgt gives MNPDNDLPNHFELLATDGAARTGRLTTPHGVVRTPAFMPVGTAGAMKGMHWREVRDAGADIVLGNTYHLMLRPTAERIAALGGLQRFTGWNGPMLTDSGGFQVMSLSDLRKVTENAVTFRSHIDGAKVELSPERSIEVQRLLGSDIAMQMDECVRLPAEHADIERAMQLSLRWAERSKRAFERAPEGYMLFGIVQGGDVPQLRHASAQGLVEIGFHGYAIGGLAVGEPQEVMLAMIDETAPVLPKERPRYLMGVGTPDDILEAVKRGIDMFDCVMPTRNGRHGVAFTRFGQVNLRNARHADDPRPLDEESSWPSTRNCARAYLHHLVKAGETLGAMLLSEINIAYYQFLMQGIRDAIAGGTFEEFYRRTREDWARGDIAPR, from the coding sequence ATGAATCCCGACAACGACCTTCCCAATCACTTTGAATTGCTCGCCACCGATGGCGCCGCGCGTACCGGACGCCTGACCACGCCCCATGGCGTGGTGCGGACGCCGGCCTTCATGCCGGTCGGCACCGCCGGCGCCATGAAGGGCATGCACTGGCGCGAGGTGCGGGATGCCGGTGCCGACATTGTGCTCGGCAACACCTATCACCTGATGCTGCGCCCGACCGCCGAGCGGATCGCGGCGCTCGGCGGCTTGCAGCGTTTCACCGGCTGGAACGGGCCGATGCTGACGGATTCTGGCGGCTTCCAGGTGATGTCGCTGTCGGACCTGCGCAAGGTCACCGAGAACGCCGTCACCTTCCGCTCCCATATCGACGGTGCCAAGGTCGAACTGTCACCGGAGCGCTCGATCGAGGTGCAGCGCCTGCTCGGCTCCGACATCGCCATGCAGATGGACGAGTGCGTGCGGTTGCCGGCCGAACACGCCGACATCGAGCGCGCGATGCAATTGTCGCTGCGCTGGGCCGAGCGCAGCAAGCGCGCCTTCGAGCGCGCTCCCGAGGGCTACATGCTGTTCGGCATCGTGCAGGGCGGCGATGTCCCGCAGCTTCGTCACGCGAGTGCCCAGGGCCTGGTCGAGATCGGCTTCCATGGCTATGCGATCGGCGGCCTTGCCGTCGGCGAGCCGCAGGAGGTGATGCTGGCGATGATCGACGAGACCGCGCCGGTGCTGCCGAAGGAGCGCCCGCGCTATCTGATGGGCGTCGGCACGCCCGACGACATCCTCGAAGCGGTGAAGCGCGGCATCGACATGTTCGACTGCGTGATGCCGACGCGCAACGGCCGCCACGGCGTCGCCTTCACGCGTTTCGGCCAGGTGAATTTGCGCAATGCACGCCACGCCGACGATCCGCGTCCGCTGGACGAGGAGAGCTCATGGCCGTCGACGCGCAATTGCGCGCGCGCCTATCTGCACCATCTCGTCAAGGCGGGCGAGACGCTGGGGGCGATGCTGCTGTCCGAAATCAACATTGCCTATTACCAGTTCCTGATGCAGGGCATCAGGGACGCGATCGCAGGCGGAACGTTCGAGGAGTTCTATCGGCGTACGCGCGAGGACTGGGCGAGGGGCGATATCGCCCCACGCTAG
- a CDS encoding patatin-like phospholipase family protein codes for MVLTGSLALAACTSLPRTPYTAAEASTSRVLDIDGLRRYADDPVTKFSFDKDTSTATKSYLALSGGGADGAYGVGVLNGWTAARTRPTFSVVSGVSTGGLIAPFAFLGPHYDDTLKEVYTSGIAESLLNDPSIMRVLFGSGLFGNTRLRELVARYVGPQILAQVARENAKGRKLLIATTDLDTQRTAIWDMGKIAAVGTPEALKLFRDVMAASASIPLVFPPIMIDAEGQGRKFQEMHVDGGVTAPVLTLPEALLFQGSRLPGSAKMDIYILVNKKIERNFELVSNGTIDVASRSLSAITQSQTRSIIFSTYDFARRNRLGFHLSYIARDYPAPPSEGFDTAYMRALYQYGYEKAASGQAWTSTLP; via the coding sequence ATGGTCCTGACGGGCAGCCTGGCGCTCGCCGCCTGCACCTCCCTGCCCCGCACACCCTACACGGCCGCCGAAGCCAGCACATCGCGCGTGCTCGATATCGATGGTCTCAGGCGCTACGCCGACGACCCCGTCACGAAATTCAGCTTCGACAAGGACACCAGCACGGCGACGAAGTCCTATCTGGCGCTTTCCGGCGGCGGCGCCGATGGCGCCTACGGCGTCGGCGTGCTCAACGGCTGGACCGCGGCCAGAACCCGCCCCACCTTCTCCGTCGTCTCCGGCGTCAGCACCGGCGGCCTGATCGCGCCGTTCGCGTTTCTCGGCCCGCACTACGACGACACGCTGAAGGAGGTCTACACCAGCGGCATCGCGGAGAGCCTGCTGAACGATCCCAGCATCATGCGCGTGCTGTTCGGATCCGGCCTGTTCGGCAACACGCGACTGCGCGAGCTGGTCGCGCGCTATGTCGGGCCGCAGATTCTGGCCCAGGTCGCGCGCGAGAACGCCAAGGGGCGAAAGCTGCTGATCGCGACGACCGACCTCGACACCCAGCGCACCGCGATCTGGGACATGGGCAAGATCGCCGCGGTCGGAACGCCCGAGGCGCTCAAGCTGTTCCGCGACGTGATGGCGGCCTCCGCCAGCATTCCCCTGGTGTTTCCACCGATCATGATCGACGCCGAGGGCCAGGGCCGCAAGTTTCAGGAGATGCATGTCGACGGGGGCGTGACCGCGCCGGTGCTGACGCTGCCGGAAGCCCTGCTGTTCCAGGGCAGTCGGCTGCCGGGCAGTGCGAAAATGGACATCTACATCCTCGTCAACAAGAAGATCGAACGCAATTTCGAGCTGGTTTCCAACGGCACCATCGACGTCGCCTCGCGCAGCCTGTCGGCGATCACCCAGTCGCAGACGCGCTCGATCATCTTCTCGACCTATGATTTCGCGCGGCGCAACCGTCTCGGCTTCCATCTCTCCTACATCGCGCGCGACTACCCCGCCCCGCCGTCCGAAGGGTTCGACACCGCCTATATGCGGGCGCTGTATCAGTACGGATACGAGAAGGCTGCATCCGGCCAGGCCTGGACCTCGACGCTGCCGTGA